The Clostridia bacterium genome window below encodes:
- a CDS encoding PolC-type DNA polymerase III, with protein MSDTGYKFSDVFNKIAASDEIGSLTIKNASLRKESNVLSLTVLEAVTDGMKAQISAMLISEYGFSGVTIDCPEAQTADVSAADNSPESEHVNAAPESSSGSGNAFEYAEAPADETVSDTDKYTFAEILNRVISKSPPTASLLAGCKYTIEGDTVTVTLTKGGMSYLDKRGVTAYLEKQMRDAVKKPFKIAYDGITEVDSVISDEELLALSTAGSGNVTKESERVLLGNKITKPTIPMSSINEDTGRVCVEGDVFKLDTRETRDGTKLRATVYITDYTASVALKLEDYTDKLGRVVDKLSEGVRIRVRGIMRYDRFFGDMCLFADDIMTVPKQTVPDTSEQKRVELHLHTNMSSMDGINDIEDYVKRASEWGHKAIAVTDHGVVQAYPAAAAAAKKYGVKMLYGVEDYFVNDIVKAFVGDSVVSLDGEFTVFDIETTGTTLSTERITEIAAVKFRCGEVAEEFQTFCNPEKHISEKIQTITGITDDMVADAPNENEAVRSFLDFCGDSVLVAHNAAFDTSFIAAACERNGIPYDYSHIDTIPLCRKYYPQLRKMTLDTVARFLGYGDFRHHRALDDTKVLAAIFRDLVERLKADGVTDTSGLNGALEGMNTNSMHRFHQVLLVKNKTGLKNLYKLVSKAHIDNFYYQPRVKKSDLNALREGLIVGSACVEGELYRAFLEARSEEEIRKIADYYDYFEIQPVANNEFLINDDDITSVNSKDDIRAINKRIVELGEKLGKPVVATGDVHFLNPRDSIFREVLMDAAGFQPGETESELYFRSTDNMLREFSYLGEEKAFEVVVTNTNKIADMIEEILPVPEGTFTPSIEGAEESFRNNTYARAHEIYGDPLPAIVEDRLAKEVNSVINNGFSVMYESARRIVNFSNENGYIVGSRGSVGSSFAATMAGITEINPLPPHYVCKKCKHSEFITDGSVKSGFELDEKPCPECGTIMVGDGHDIPFETFLGFHGEKAPDIDLNISGEFQSTVHKYVDSLFGAEYCFKAGTISVIQEKTAYGFVKKYLEKRGKLVSNAEIERLVTGATGVKRTTGQHPGGIVVVPKGYEIYDFTPVQRPADKSDSDIITTHFDFNSMHDTLLKLDLLGHDVPTLAKHLTDTTDTPFTSVPLNDKKVMSLFTSPEALGVDAKQINCETGTLGLPEMGTEFVRQMLVEAQPKKFSDLLQISGLSHGTDVWLGNAQDLIKNNVCTISEVIGTRDDIMVYLMHKGLPSDQAFSIMEKVRKKNKTLSEDDEKLMKSNGVPEWYLDSCKKIKYMFPKAHAAAYVMSAIRLGWYKVYRPREFYAALFTVRPDGFDAETMSGGLSGIKNKRAALLAKLQESGSKMSANDKNALNVMDLSIEMYSRGITFLPVDIYKSDPFRFVVEGDGIRMPFIAVAGLGDSVATALAEARKESRFSTQEDIKNVSGVSKSIVEAMDRLGAFAGIPKSSQLTFF; from the coding sequence ATGAGTGATACTGGATACAAGTTCTCAGACGTGTTTAATAAGATTGCCGCATCCGACGAGATCGGCTCTCTTACAATAAAGAACGCTTCTCTCCGAAAGGAAAGCAACGTTCTTTCTCTTACTGTGCTCGAAGCCGTCACAGACGGCATGAAAGCGCAAATATCCGCAATGCTCATTTCGGAGTACGGATTCAGCGGCGTGACGATCGATTGCCCCGAGGCGCAGACCGCCGATGTTTCGGCCGCTGATAATAGTCCGGAATCGGAGCACGTGAACGCGGCTCCCGAAAGCAGCAGCGGTTCCGGGAACGCTTTTGAGTACGCTGAAGCCCCTGCGGATGAAACCGTGAGCGATACCGACAAATACACGTTTGCGGAGATACTCAACAGAGTGATTTCAAAAAGCCCTCCGACGGCATCGCTGCTTGCCGGATGCAAATATACCATTGAAGGCGACACCGTTACCGTAACTCTTACGAAAGGCGGAATGTCTTATCTCGACAAAAGGGGAGTAACCGCTTATCTTGAAAAGCAGATGCGCGACGCCGTCAAAAAACCGTTCAAGATCGCATACGACGGCATTACGGAAGTGGACAGCGTCATCAGCGACGAGGAACTTCTTGCATTGTCAACCGCCGGAAGCGGAAATGTCACCAAAGAGTCAGAGCGCGTTCTGCTCGGAAATAAGATAACAAAACCGACGATTCCCATGTCTTCGATAAACGAGGATACCGGAAGAGTATGCGTTGAAGGCGACGTATTCAAACTCGACACGCGTGAAACACGCGACGGCACAAAGCTTCGCGCGACTGTTTACATCACAGATTACACGGCGTCTGTCGCGTTAAAGCTCGAAGACTATACCGATAAACTCGGCCGCGTTGTTGACAAGCTCTCCGAGGGAGTCCGTATACGCGTTCGCGGAATAATGCGTTACGACAGGTTCTTCGGAGATATGTGTCTTTTCGCCGATGATATTATGACTGTTCCTAAGCAGACCGTTCCGGATACTTCAGAACAGAAGCGCGTTGAACTGCACCTTCACACCAATATGTCGTCTATGGACGGCATCAACGATATCGAGGATTACGTAAAACGCGCGTCGGAGTGGGGACATAAAGCGATCGCCGTCACGGATCACGGCGTCGTCCAGGCCTATCCCGCCGCTGCCGCCGCGGCAAAGAAATACGGAGTTAAAATGCTTTACGGCGTTGAGGATTACTTTGTCAACGATATCGTTAAAGCTTTCGTAGGCGATTCCGTAGTTTCTCTTGACGGAGAGTTTACCGTATTCGATATAGAAACGACCGGCACGACGCTCTCAACCGAGAGGATAACCGAAATCGCCGCCGTCAAATTCCGCTGCGGAGAAGTGGCGGAGGAATTCCAGACCTTCTGCAATCCCGAAAAGCACATCAGCGAAAAGATCCAAACGATAACCGGCATTACCGACGATATGGTCGCCGATGCTCCGAATGAAAACGAAGCTGTGCGCAGTTTCCTTGATTTCTGCGGCGACAGCGTTCTTGTCGCGCACAACGCGGCTTTTGATACGAGCTTTATAGCCGCCGCGTGCGAAAGAAACGGGATTCCGTACGACTATTCGCATATTGACACGATTCCGCTTTGCCGCAAATACTATCCGCAGCTGAGAAAAATGACGCTTGACACCGTAGCGCGTTTTCTCGGATACGGCGATTTCCGTCACCACCGCGCTCTTGATGACACAAAAGTACTCGCCGCCATTTTCCGCGATCTTGTTGAGAGGCTTAAGGCGGACGGAGTAACCGACACCTCCGGTCTGAACGGCGCTCTTGAAGGAATGAACACCAACTCAATGCACCGTTTCCATCAGGTCCTGCTCGTGAAAAACAAAACGGGACTGAAGAACCTCTACAAGCTCGTTTCAAAAGCGCATATCGATAACTTCTATTATCAGCCTCGCGTTAAGAAGAGCGATCTTAACGCCCTGCGCGAAGGTCTCATCGTCGGTAGCGCGTGCGTTGAAGGCGAGCTGTATCGTGCGTTCCTTGAGGCGAGAAGCGAAGAGGAAATCAGGAAAATAGCCGACTACTACGATTATTTCGAGATACAGCCGGTCGCAAACAACGAGTTTCTCATTAATGACGACGATATAACGTCCGTCAACAGCAAGGACGATATCAGAGCTATCAATAAAAGAATAGTTGAGCTCGGAGAAAAGCTCGGTAAGCCCGTCGTCGCGACAGGAGACGTGCATTTTCTCAACCCTCGCGACAGCATATTCCGCGAGGTGCTTATGGATGCGGCCGGATTCCAGCCGGGCGAGACGGAAAGCGAGCTGTATTTCCGCTCGACAGACAATATGCTCCGAGAGTTTTCCTACCTCGGCGAAGAAAAAGCGTTCGAGGTCGTCGTTACAAACACCAACAAAATCGCCGATATGATCGAAGAGATCCTTCCGGTTCCGGAAGGAACGTTCACGCCTTCGATAGAAGGCGCAGAGGAAAGCTTCCGCAACAACACCTACGCAAGAGCGCACGAGATTTACGGGGATCCGCTGCCCGCGATTGTTGAAGACCGCCTCGCGAAAGAGGTCAATTCCGTTATCAACAACGGATTCTCGGTAATGTATGAATCCGCGAGGCGCATCGTCAATTTTTCAAACGAAAACGGATATATCGTCGGCTCGCGTGGTTCCGTCGGCTCGTCTTTCGCGGCGACGATGGCGGGCATTACCGAAATAAACCCGCTTCCTCCTCACTACGTGTGCAAAAAGTGTAAGCATTCCGAATTCATCACCGACGGAAGCGTAAAGTCCGGTTTTGAGCTTGATGAAAAGCCATGTCCCGAATGCGGTACGATTATGGTCGGAGACGGTCACGACATCCCGTTTGAGACATTCCTCGGCTTCCACGGAGAAAAAGCGCCGGATATAGACCTTAATATCTCCGGCGAATTCCAGTCTACCGTTCACAAATACGTTGACTCGCTTTTCGGAGCCGAATACTGCTTCAAGGCCGGCACAATTTCCGTTATCCAGGAAAAGACCGCGTACGGCTTCGTCAAGAAGTATCTCGAAAAACGCGGAAAGCTTGTCAGCAACGCGGAGATAGAGCGCCTCGTTACCGGCGCGACCGGCGTAAAACGCACGACCGGACAGCATCCGGGCGGGATCGTCGTCGTTCCGAAGGGCTACGAGATCTATGATTTCACTCCTGTTCAGCGCCCTGCGGATAAATCCGATTCGGATATAATCACCACCCATTTCGACTTCAATTCGATGCACGATACTCTGCTGAAGCTCGACCTTCTCGGGCACGATGTACCGACGCTCGCGAAGCATCTTACCGATACTACCGACACACCCTTCACAAGCGTTCCGCTGAACGATAAGAAGGTCATGTCGCTGTTCACGTCGCCGGAGGCGCTCGGCGTCGACGCAAAGCAGATCAACTGCGAGACTGGCACTCTCGGCCTGCCGGAAATGGGCACCGAGTTCGTGCGTCAGATGCTCGTTGAAGCGCAGCCCAAGAAGTTCTCCGATCTGCTCCAGATCTCCGGCCTTTCGCACGGAACTGACGTCTGGCTCGGCAACGCGCAGGATCTCATAAAAAACAACGTCTGCACGATTTCCGAGGTCATAGGCACAAGAGACGATATAATGGTTTATCTGATGCACAAAGGACTGCCGTCAGATCAGGCGTTCTCGATCATGGAGAAGGTCAGAAAGAAGAACAAGACTCTTTCCGAAGACGACGAGAAGCTTATGAAGAGCAACGGCGTGCCGGAGTGGTACCTCGACAGCTGCAAAAAGATCAAGTATATGTTCCCGAAGGCGCACGCCGCCGCTTACGTTATGAGCGCGATACGCCTCGGATGGTACAAGGTCTACCGTCCGCGTGAATTCTACGCGGCGCTTTTCACCGTCCGCCCGGACGGCTTCGACGCCGAAACGATGTCCGGCGGTCTGAGCGGCATAAAGAACAAACGCGCGGCGCTGCTCGCGAAGCTGCAGGAAAGCGGCTCTAAGATGTCGGCGAACGACAAGAACGCGCTTAACGTAATGGATCTTTCGATCGAGATGTATTCGCGCGGAATAACCTTCCTGCCTGTCGATATATATAAATCCGATCCGTTCCGCTTCGTCGTGGAAGGCGACGGCATAAGGATGCCGTTCATCGCCGTCGCGGGACTCGGCGACTCCGTCGCCACCGCGCTCGCCGAAGCGCGGAAGGAATCCCGCTTCTCAACTCAGGAGGATATAAAAAACGTCAGCGGCGTCTCCAAATCCATCGTCGAGGCGATGGATCGCCTCGGAGCGTTCGCGGGTATCCCCAAGAGCAGTCAGCTTACGTTCTTCTGA
- a CDS encoding RNA polymerase sigma factor, with protein MDDSRIVDLYLQRDEEAIKLTAEKYGGRLRSLAYGVANDERVAEECENDTYLQAWNSIPPHEPRDYLYAFLARIIRHVALNRCRSDNRLKRSAYICELSEELEQCLPAPDDVERRMDNEALGRAINGFLAVLDAEKRNIFIRRYWYLDTVADISERFGVSESKVKTTLFRCRKRLSEYLEKEGFVL; from the coding sequence GTGGATGACAGCAGGATCGTCGACCTGTACCTGCAGCGCGACGAAGAAGCGATAAAGCTAACCGCCGAGAAATACGGCGGCCGCCTTCGCTCACTCGCCTACGGAGTCGCGAACGACGAGCGCGTAGCGGAAGAATGCGAAAACGACACCTACCTGCAGGCGTGGAACTCCATCCCGCCTCATGAACCGCGCGACTATCTCTACGCCTTCCTCGCGCGCATAATCCGTCACGTCGCGTTAAACCGCTGCCGCAGCGATAACCGGCTGAAGCGCAGCGCGTATATATGTGAGCTCAGCGAAGAGTTGGAGCAGTGCCTGCCCGCGCCGGACGACGTAGAACGCCGTATGGATAACGAGGCGCTCGGCAGAGCGATAAACGGATTTCTCGCCGTTCTTGACGCGGAAAAACGCAATATATTCATTCGCCGGTATTGGTATCTTGATACGGTAGCCGACATTTCCGAGCGTTTCGGCGTGTCGGAGAGCAAGGTTAAAACGACGCTTTTCCGCTGCCGCAAACGGCTCAGTGAATATCTCGAAAAGGAGGGTTTCGTCTTATGA
- a CDS encoding aspartate kinase → MALIVQKFGGSSVKDAERLRNVAGIVTDTYKAGNQVVVVVSAQGDTTDDLIEKAAELNERPSKREMDVLLSAGEQISMSLLAMTIEKMGFPVISLTGWQAGVQTTSKHGVAGIKKIDTERIFAELDKKQIVIVAGFQGISKYDNITTLGRGGSDTSAVAIAAALKAELCQIYTDVDGVYTADPRIVKNAHKLDEISFDEMLELATLGAQVLQNRSVEIAKKYNVNLEVLSSLTKAKGTKVVEVTKMEKMLIKGVTKDTSIARISVVGVADVPGIAFRIFDLLGRKDINVDIILQSIGREGTKDMTFTVSSADADYAAEALHESELLKDKKILVDKDVAKVSIVGAGMETHSGVAARMFEALYDASINIQMISTSEIKISVLIDKKDADRAVIAIHDKFDL, encoded by the coding sequence ATGGCACTTATCGTTCAAAAGTTCGGCGGCTCCTCCGTCAAGGATGCGGAGCGGCTGCGGAACGTAGCGGGCATCGTTACCGATACCTACAAAGCAGGAAACCAGGTCGTAGTCGTCGTTTCCGCGCAGGGCGACACGACGGACGATCTGATAGAAAAAGCGGCGGAGCTCAACGAGCGCCCCTCCAAACGCGAAATGGACGTGCTGCTTTCCGCCGGAGAGCAGATATCCATGTCGCTGCTGGCGATGACAATCGAAAAGATGGGCTTCCCCGTCATCTCGCTGACCGGCTGGCAGGCGGGCGTGCAGACGACCTCAAAGCACGGCGTCGCGGGCATCAAGAAGATCGACACCGAGCGCATCTTCGCGGAGCTCGATAAGAAGCAGATAGTCATCGTCGCGGGCTTCCAGGGCATCAGCAAATACGACAACATCACCACCCTCGGCAGAGGCGGAAGCGACACCTCCGCGGTCGCGATCGCGGCGGCGCTGAAGGCGGAGCTCTGCCAGATCTACACCGACGTCGACGGCGTTTACACCGCCGACCCGCGCATCGTCAAGAACGCGCACAAGCTCGACGAGATCAGCTTTGACGAAATGCTCGAGCTCGCCACCCTCGGCGCGCAGGTGCTTCAGAACCGCTCCGTCGAGATAGCCAAGAAATACAACGTCAACCTTGAGGTCCTCTCAAGTCTTACAAAAGCCAAAGGCACCAAAGTTGTGGAGGTAACAAAAATGGAAAAAATGCTTATTAAGGGCGTAACCAAAGACACGAGCATCGCGCGCATCTCCGTAGTCGGCGTCGCCGACGTTCCGGGCATCGCGTTCCGTATATTCGACCTGCTGGGCAGAAAGGATATCAACGTCGATATCATCCTGCAGTCCATCGGCCGCGAAGGCACGAAGGATATGACCTTCACCGTCAGCTCCGCGGACGCGGACTACGCCGCCGAGGCGCTGCACGAGAGCGAGCTGCTGAAGGATAAGAAGATCCTTGTCGACAAGGACGTCGCGAAGGTCTCCATCGTCGGCGCCGGAATGGAAACGCACTCCGGAGTCGCCGCCCGTATGTTCGAGGCGCTCTACGACGCGAGCATCAACATCCAGATGATCTCCACCAGCGAGATCAAGATCTCGGTGCTGATCGACAAGAAGGACGCCGACCGCGCCGTCATCGCGATCCACGACAAGTTCGATCTTTAA
- a CDS encoding homoserine dehydrogenase, whose protein sequence is MKYIAVLGHGTVGSGVTELFIKNRNSIERKAGMELDIKYILDIRDFPDHPLADRFTKDFEKIINDPEIAVVVEVIGGLNPAYSFVKRCLENGKSVVTSNKELVATHGAELLRIAKENNLNFLFEASVGGGIPIIRPLSQCLSANELFEIAGILNGTTNYILTKMIEDGVSFENALATAQELGYAERDPSADVDGADACRKICILASLAFGHHIYPNMVHTEGIRNISLKDVEAAKSFGGVIKLIAAASRLENGKVQIFVAPCILNKVSQLSHVDDVFNAILVKGDAIGDVIFYGRGAGKMPTASAVVADVIDAVKHISARKMLYWSDAIDGCVEDFDKYETAYYVRCLRNEKTAKLVASVFGSVNYIEGYADAELAFTTPISTEGDLKAKCAKLAEEGIDVYSTIRVIEL, encoded by the coding sequence ATGAAATACATAGCCGTTCTCGGACACGGAACCGTCGGCTCCGGCGTCACCGAGCTTTTCATTAAAAACCGAAACAGCATTGAACGCAAGGCGGGTATGGAACTTGACATCAAGTATATACTCGACATACGCGACTTTCCCGACCATCCCCTCGCCGACCGCTTCACAAAGGACTTCGAGAAGATAATCAACGACCCGGAGATCGCGGTCGTCGTGGAGGTCATCGGCGGGCTGAACCCCGCTTACAGCTTCGTCAAGCGCTGCCTTGAGAACGGCAAGAGCGTCGTCACCTCCAACAAGGAGCTGGTCGCCACGCACGGCGCGGAGCTGCTCCGCATCGCGAAGGAAAACAACCTCAACTTCCTCTTCGAAGCCAGCGTCGGTGGCGGCATCCCGATCATACGCCCGCTGAGCCAGTGTCTATCCGCCAACGAGCTCTTCGAGATCGCAGGCATACTCAACGGCACGACTAACTACATACTCACCAAGATGATCGAGGACGGCGTCTCCTTCGAGAACGCGCTCGCGACCGCGCAGGAGCTCGGCTACGCCGAGCGCGATCCCTCCGCGGACGTCGACGGCGCGGACGCCTGCCGCAAGATATGCATACTCGCTTCCCTCGCCTTCGGCCATCACATCTATCCAAACATGGTGCACACCGAGGGCATCAGGAATATATCTCTGAAAGACGTTGAAGCGGCGAAAAGCTTCGGCGGCGTGATCAAGCTCATCGCCGCGGCTTCGCGCCTTGAGAACGGCAAGGTGCAGATATTCGTCGCGCCCTGCATACTCAACAAGGTCTCGCAGCTCTCACACGTCGACGACGTATTCAACGCGATACTCGTCAAGGGCGACGCGATCGGCGACGTCATCTTCTACGGCAGAGGCGCGGGCAAGATGCCGACCGCCAGCGCGGTCGTCGCCGACGTCATCGACGCCGTCAAGCACATCTCCGCGCGCAAGATGCTCTACTGGTCCGACGCCATCGACGGCTGCGTCGAAGACTTCGACAAATACGAAACCGCCTACTACGTGCGCTGCCTGCGCAACGAAAAGACCGCGAAGCTTGTCGCTTCCGTCTTCGGCAGCGTAAACTATATCGAGGGCTACGCCGACGCGGAGCTCGCCTTCACAACTCCGATCTCCACCGAGGGCGACCTGAAAGCGAAGTGCGCGAAGCTCGCCGAAGAAGGCATCGACGTTTACTCCACCATCAGGGTGATCGAGCTCTGA
- a CDS encoding M15 family metallopeptidase: protein MLVVLIIVLVVSMFGKKEPESAAGSLESISSSSYESSEEADGSSEDSSSAEESSSSAEESSSVSSSSGKPESSSSSSSSSSETTTPTGKYAAMPETPYSYDTTGKTVRNAFDDKGEVDLLFPINSTYYITRNFKPAELVAVDGKYNKGDNSGGKVDGQYVMDYRAAPHCKQMLADMRKELNSDISAFSTYRSYSYQEGNFQRKVNKLISKGYSKTDAYNTAATIVAIPGTSEHQLGLAIDVYLWSLYKRDGELNESFEGTKEYKWLQEHAWEYGFILSYPKDKIKDTGIIYEPWHYRYVGVENAKTIRDSGKLLSQWLEDQNIVYVYNGK from the coding sequence TTGCTTGTAGTTCTTATAATAGTTCTTGTCGTTTCGATGTTCGGCAAGAAGGAACCGGAGTCCGCCGCCGGATCGTTGGAGTCGATATCCTCGAGCAGCTATGAAAGCTCGGAGGAGGCTGACGGCAGCTCCGAAGACAGCAGCTCAGCGGAGGAAAGCAGCAGTTCAGCGGAGGAAAGCAGCTCGGTCAGCTCCTCGAGCGGCAAACCGGAAAGCTCGTCCTCGTCTTCGTCCTCGTCGTCCGAAACCACGACTCCGACCGGCAAATACGCCGCAATGCCCGAAACGCCTTACAGCTACGATACGACCGGCAAGACCGTCCGCAACGCCTTCGACGATAAGGGCGAGGTCGACCTGCTTTTCCCGATCAACTCCACTTACTATATCACGAGAAACTTTAAACCCGCAGAACTTGTCGCCGTCGACGGCAAATATAATAAGGGTGACAACAGCGGTGGGAAAGTCGACGGCCAATATGTGATGGACTACCGCGCCGCCCCGCATTGCAAACAGATGCTCGCAGATATGCGTAAAGAGCTTAACAGCGATATCAGCGCGTTCTCGACCTACCGCTCATACTCTTATCAGGAGGGCAACTTCCAGCGCAAGGTCAATAAGCTTATCAGCAAGGGCTACAGCAAGACCGACGCGTACAACACCGCCGCGACCATCGTCGCTATCCCCGGTACCAGCGAGCACCAGCTCGGCCTCGCGATAGACGTATATCTCTGGAGTCTTTATAAGCGCGACGGCGAACTGAACGAAAGCTTCGAGGGCACAAAGGAATACAAGTGGCTGCAGGAGCACGCGTGGGAATACGGCTTCATCCTGAGCTACCCGAAGGATAAGATCAAGGATACCGGCATCATCTACGAGCCGTGGCACTACCGTTACGTCGGCGTAGAGAACGCCAAGACGATCCGCGACAGCGGCAAGTTGCTTTCGCAGTGGCTCGAGGATCAGAACATAGTTTACGTCTACAACGGCAAATAA
- a CDS encoding polysaccharide deacetylase family protein produces the protein MFVKTFKIKTAAVAAAAAVTLVTGALLGGFAAVKTASAKKELPIYSVERGDKKIAISFDAAWGNEQTGKLIDILAEYGVKTTFFIVGSWADKYPDSVKALADAGHEVMNHSNTHPHLTRLDVQRMEEEINACSDKIEALTGRRPDLLRAPYGDYDDTVIKTVRRLGVYPIQWDVDSLDWKDISAEKIAERVLHGVKDGSIVLFHNGGKHTAEALPAILSELQSRGYEIVPISELILRDNYYIDHAGRQKPEIVNNTGPTGQ, from the coding sequence ATGTTTGTTAAAACGTTTAAGATAAAAACCGCCGCGGTCGCCGCGGCCGCGGCCGTGACGCTTGTTACGGGCGCTTTGCTGGGCGGCTTCGCGGCGGTGAAGACGGCTTCCGCGAAGAAGGAACTGCCGATATACAGCGTCGAGCGCGGCGATAAGAAGATCGCGATAAGTTTCGACGCCGCGTGGGGAAACGAGCAGACGGGGAAGCTTATCGACATACTCGCGGAATACGGCGTGAAAACGACCTTCTTTATCGTCGGGTCGTGGGCGGATAAATACCCCGACTCCGTCAAGGCGCTTGCCGACGCGGGGCACGAGGTAATGAACCACTCGAACACGCACCCGCATCTGACGCGCCTCGACGTTCAGCGCATGGAGGAGGAGATAAACGCCTGCTCCGACAAGATCGAGGCGCTGACCGGCAGACGCCCCGACCTGCTGCGCGCGCCGTACGGCGACTATGACGACACGGTGATAAAAACCGTCCGCCGCCTCGGCGTATATCCGATACAATGGGACGTCGACTCGCTCGACTGGAAGGACATTTCCGCGGAAAAGATCGCCGAAAGGGTGCTTCACGGTGTGAAGGACGGCTCGATCGTGCTCTTCCACAACGGCGGAAAGCACACCGCGGAGGCGCTGCCGGCGATACTTTCCGAGCTGCAGAGCCGCGGTTACGAGATCGTACCGATATCCGAGCTGATACTGCGCGATAACTATTATATCGACCACGCCGGCAGGCAGAAACCCGAAATAGTGAATAACACAGGGCCGACCGGACAATAA
- the deoC gene encoding deoxyribose-phosphate aldolase: MEREYILSKVDHTLLKQGATLADIKKLIDEGIEYKTASVCIPPYYVKAGAEYAAGRLPICTVIGFPNGYSVTAAKVCEAIEAIESGAEEIDTVINVCMVKNGEYDALLQELKILRKVCTGKILKVIIETCLLTEEEKIEMCRVVSESGADFIKTSTGFGGGGATLEDVRLMRAHCADHVKIKASGGIRSFEDAEMFIEAGADRLGTSSLVKICAEGK; this comes from the coding sequence ATGGAAAGAGAATACATATTATCCAAGGTCGACCACACGCTTCTGAAGCAGGGCGCGACGCTCGCGGATATCAAGAAACTCATTGACGAGGGGATCGAATACAAAACGGCTTCCGTCTGCATTCCGCCGTATTACGTCAAGGCGGGCGCGGAGTACGCGGCCGGCAGACTCCCGATATGCACCGTGATCGGTTTCCCGAACGGATACTCCGTCACCGCGGCGAAGGTCTGTGAAGCCATCGAGGCGATCGAGTCCGGCGCGGAGGAGATCGACACCGTCATCAACGTCTGCATGGTGAAAAACGGCGAATACGACGCGCTCCTGCAGGAGCTTAAAATACTCCGCAAGGTCTGCACGGGCAAGATACTGAAGGTCATCATCGAGACCTGCCTGCTGACCGAGGAGGAGAAGATCGAGATGTGCCGCGTCGTATCCGAATCCGGCGCGGACTTCATAAAAACCTCAACCGGCTTCGGCGGAGGCGGAGCGACGCTCGAAGACGTCCGGCTCATGCGCGCCCACTGCGCCGATCACGTTAAAATCAAGGCGTCCGGCGGCATCCGTTCCTTCGAGGACGCGGAAATGTTCATCGAAGCGGGCGCTGACCGCCTCGGCACGAGCTCGCTCGTGAAGATATGCGCGGAGGGCAAATGA
- a CDS encoding phosphopentomutase yields MKRVFLIVLDSAGIGNAPDAADFGDKGANTLKTISASPEFSVPSMKRLGLFNIDGVTCGEKEREPIGAYGRFFELGKGKDTIGGHWEIAGVVASKPMPTYPDGFPPEIISEFERLTGRKAIVNKPYSGTEILKDYGKQHVETGALIVYTSADSVFQIAAHEEVVPIEKLYEYCRIARGILVGEHAVGRVIARPFVGTEGNYTRTSNRHDFAFPAPGRTILDELKDAGRDVIAVGKITDIFAGRGVTETILTKGNTDGMAKTLEIAQRDFDGLCFVNLVDFDAVYGHRNNVDGYAAAMTEFDRWLGDFMPQMRDDDVLMITADHGCDPGYPGTDHTREAIPLLMYGRNVKPRNLGTHAGFDGISRIVKNYLM; encoded by the coding sequence ATGAAACGCGTTTTTCTCATCGTTCTCGACAGCGCCGGCATCGGTAACGCCCCCGACGCCGCGGATTTCGGCGACAAGGGCGCGAACACCCTGAAGACGATCTCGGCTTCGCCTGAGTTTTCCGTCCCGAGTATGAAGCGCCTCGGGCTTTTCAATATCGACGGCGTGACCTGCGGCGAAAAAGAACGCGAGCCGATAGGCGCTTACGGCAGATTTTTCGAGCTCGGCAAGGGCAAGGACACCATCGGCGGCCACTGGGAGATCGCCGGCGTCGTCGCATCAAAGCCCATGCCGACCTATCCGGACGGCTTCCCGCCGGAGATAATAAGCGAATTCGAGCGCCTCACGGGCAGAAAGGCGATAGTCAACAAGCCGTATTCCGGCACCGAGATACTGAAAGACTACGGCAAGCAGCACGTCGAAACCGGCGCGCTCATCGTCTACACCTCCGCGGACAGCGTCTTCCAGATTGCCGCGCATGAAGAGGTCGTGCCTATAGAGAAGCTTTACGAATACTGCCGTATCGCGCGCGGCATACTCGTCGGCGAACACGCCGTCGGCAGAGTCATAGCGCGCCCCTTCGTCGGCACGGAGGGTAATTACACCCGCACTTCCAACCGCCACGACTTCGCGTTTCCCGCGCCGGGACGCACGATCCTCGACGAGCTGAAGGACGCCGGCAGGGACGTTATCGCCGTCGGTAAGATAACCGACATTTTCGCCGGCAGAGGCGTGACCGAAACGATACTGACAAAGGGCAACACCGACGGTATGGCGAAAACGCTTGAAATCGCTCAGCGCGATTTCGACGGACTCTGCTTCGTCAATCTCGTCGATTTCGACGCGGTCTACGGCCACCGCAACAACGTTGACGGCTACGCCGCCGCCATGACGGAGTTCGACCGCTGGCTCGGTGATTTCATGCCGCAGATGCGCGACGACGACGTGCTGATGATAACCGCCGACCACGGCTGCGACCCTGGCTATCCCGGCACGGACCACACCCGCGAGGCGATCCCGCTGCTGATGTACGGCAGGAACGTCAAGCCGCGCAACCTCGGCACTCACGCCGGCTTCGACGGCATCTCGCGTATCGTGAAGAATTATCTGATGTAA